A region from the Linepithema humile isolate Giens D197 chromosome 1, Lhum_UNIL_v1.0, whole genome shotgun sequence genome encodes:
- the LOC137001149 gene encoding cytochrome P450 4C1-like isoform X2 codes for MQDARSCITGRHCALCSSSSSGNNGRCSGLDTLFTIIQKVPNVKSVLMIVVQSMIFLDRKIRSLKTWQNASLLSILRPFKLFHTFWTYGTEVDYKHIFTDMLFVIVIILLLVYFFELNKKKYYKLKRNLQFAFSLPGESILTVFVKTLQIAWKYEELVNYLLTFNKKYGSPSRFCFGTDLFVLLAKPEDYKVVLANVDGNYKSSVMKLYSPLLGNGIIRVSGATHRLRRKIIQSSLNAKSVSDYVKFFDNYSNYCGDYLEKEVGGHTFDMKPYIGRYVTDIYLASIGGIEGTAYEGEYDELLYWQERLMKYMYKKVATPWLQLEWIFSLSDNAKQQSFGQKIIQNFVHKIMQKSVERDTLNYDNEILQKPKSVASNYLNYVKQLSDDATGESRAVSDEDVNDDIRNLYAAIQNTVMELTSFVFLLLGMHTEIQEKLRKAILLTFGNEKIDAKRLTSIRYLNMVIQETLRLFPVAPIIARQLTGDIKLESCVLPNGCYVLIPVFTIHRNPAYWNKPEEFIPERFSPENSSSRQRYTHIPFGTGLRDCPGQRYAFLSVGAAIVNLLRRFRFVATGSVKDIKLTNDILLRSRDGIKLSIFRIEDY; via the exons ATGCAGGATGCTCGATCTTGCATCACTGGTCGCCATTGTGCTTtgtgcagcagcagcagcagtggCAACAACGGCCGGTGCAGCGGTTTAGATACGCTATTTACCATAATCCAGAAAGTACC GAATGTGAAATCAGTTCTGATGATAGTAGTACAGTCAATGATATTTTTGGATCGGAAAATACGTTCGCTAAAAACTTGGCAAAATGCTTCCTTGTTATCAATCTTACGGCCGTTCAAG CTCTTCCATACTTTCTGGACATACGGAACAGAGGTTGATTATAA acacATCTTTACAGATATGCTTTTCGTAATAGTCATAATATTGTTGCTTGTGTATTTTTTCGAActtaacaagaaaaaatattacaaattaaaaagaaatttgcaatttgccTTTTCGTTGCCTGGTGAATCTATATTGACAGTGTTTGTCAAAACGCTGCAAATTGCTTGGAAATATGAAG aattagtaaattatttgttaacgtttaacaaaaaatatggaaGCCCTAGCCGTTTTTGTTTTGGAACAGATTTATTTGTACTACTCGCAAAACCCGAGGATTATAAG GTCGTACTTGCGAACGTGGACGGCAATTACAAAAGCTCAGTTATGAAACTGTATTCCCCACTTCTTGGGAACGGAATTATCAGAGTTTCAG gTGCAACTCATAGGTTACGgcgcaaaataatacaatccTCTTTGAATGCCAAGTCAGTGTCTGattacgtaaaattttttgataattatagcAATTATTGTGGGgattatttggaaaaagaagTTGGTGGTCATACGTTTGACATGAAACCGTACATAGGGCGATACGTgactgatatatatttag catCAATTGGAGGTATAGAAGGAACGGCGTATGAAGGTGAATATGATGAACTACTGTACTGGCAAGAAAG attgatgaaatatatgtataaaaaagtgGCAACACCATGGCTACAATTGGAATGGATTTTTTCTCTGAGCGATAACGCGAAACAACAATCCTTTggtcaaaaaataatacaaaattttgttcataaa ATAATGCAGAAATCAGTGGAACGCGATACtctaaattatgataatgagATCCTCCAAAAGCCAAAATCCGTTGCTAGCAATTATTTGAACTATGTAAAGCAACTGTCTGATGATGCTACGGGTGAATCCCGCGCAGTGAGCGATGAAGACGTAAATGACGATATTCGCAATCTGTATGCGGCT aTACAAAATACAGTTATGGAATTGACATCCtttgtttttctattgttGGGAATGCATACAGAAATACAA gAAAAGCTGCGAAAAGCAATATTGCTTACATTCGGAAACGAAAAGATTGATGCTAAGCGTCTTACGAGCATTCGATATCTTAATATGGTGATTCAAGAAACACTAAGATTGTTTCCTGTAGCACCTATAATTGCGCGACAACTTACGGGAGATATTAAACTGG AATCGTGCGTCTTGCCGAATGGGTGTTACGTTCTAATACCAGTGTTTACTATTCATCGTAATCCTGCATATTGGAATAAACCAGAGGAATTTATTCCTGAACGATTCTCGCCCGAAAACTCGTCAAGTCGTCAACGTTACACGCACATTCCATTTGGCACAGGTCTTAGAGATTGCCcag GTCAACGATATGCTTTTCTGTCCGTGGGAGCAGCAATAGTAAATTTATTGCGGCGGTTTCGCTTTGTAGCAACTGGCAGTGTAAAAGATATCAAATtaacaaatgatattttactACGATCTCGAGACGGAAtcaaattatctatatttcgTATAGAAGATTATTGA
- the LOC137001149 gene encoding cytochrome P450 4c3-like isoform X7 has protein sequence MLFVIVIILLLVYFFELNKKKYYKLKRNLQFAFSLPGESILTVFVKTLQIAWKYEELVNYLLTFNKKYGSPSRFCFGTDLFVLLAKPEDYKVVLANVDGNYKSSVMKLYSPLLGNGIIRVSGATHRLRRKIIQSSLNAKSVSDYVKFFDNYSNYCGDYLEKEVGGHTFDMKPYIGRYVTDIYLASIGGIEGTAYEGEYDELLYWQERLMKYMYKKVATPWLQLEWIFSLSDNAKQQSFGQKIIQNFVHKIMQKSVERDTLNYDNEILQKPKSVASNYLNYVKQLSDDATGESRAVSDEDVNDDIRNLYAAIQNTVMELTSFVFLLLGMHTEIQEKLRKAILLTFGNEKIDAKRLTSIRYLNMVIQETLRLFPVAPIIARQLTGDIKLESCVLPNGCYVLIPVFTIHRNPAYWNKPEEFIPERFSPENSSSRQRYTHIPFGTGLRDCPGQRYAFLSVGAAIVNLLRRFRFVATGSVKDIKLTNDILLRSRDGIKLSIFRIEDY, from the exons ATGCTTTTCGTAATAGTCATAATATTGTTGCTTGTGTATTTTTTCGAActtaacaagaaaaaatattacaaattaaaaagaaatttgcaatttgccTTTTCGTTGCCTGGTGAATCTATATTGACAGTGTTTGTCAAAACGCTGCAAATTGCTTGGAAATATGAAG aattagtaaattatttgttaacgtttaacaaaaaatatggaaGCCCTAGCCGTTTTTGTTTTGGAACAGATTTATTTGTACTACTCGCAAAACCCGAGGATTATAAG GTCGTACTTGCGAACGTGGACGGCAATTACAAAAGCTCAGTTATGAAACTGTATTCCCCACTTCTTGGGAACGGAATTATCAGAGTTTCAG gTGCAACTCATAGGTTACGgcgcaaaataatacaatccTCTTTGAATGCCAAGTCAGTGTCTGattacgtaaaattttttgataattatagcAATTATTGTGGGgattatttggaaaaagaagTTGGTGGTCATACGTTTGACATGAAACCGTACATAGGGCGATACGTgactgatatatatttag catCAATTGGAGGTATAGAAGGAACGGCGTATGAAGGTGAATATGATGAACTACTGTACTGGCAAGAAAG attgatgaaatatatgtataaaaaagtgGCAACACCATGGCTACAATTGGAATGGATTTTTTCTCTGAGCGATAACGCGAAACAACAATCCTTTggtcaaaaaataatacaaaattttgttcataaa ATAATGCAGAAATCAGTGGAACGCGATACtctaaattatgataatgagATCCTCCAAAAGCCAAAATCCGTTGCTAGCAATTATTTGAACTATGTAAAGCAACTGTCTGATGATGCTACGGGTGAATCCCGCGCAGTGAGCGATGAAGACGTAAATGACGATATTCGCAATCTGTATGCGGCT aTACAAAATACAGTTATGGAATTGACATCCtttgtttttctattgttGGGAATGCATACAGAAATACAA gAAAAGCTGCGAAAAGCAATATTGCTTACATTCGGAAACGAAAAGATTGATGCTAAGCGTCTTACGAGCATTCGATATCTTAATATGGTGATTCAAGAAACACTAAGATTGTTTCCTGTAGCACCTATAATTGCGCGACAACTTACGGGAGATATTAAACTGG AATCGTGCGTCTTGCCGAATGGGTGTTACGTTCTAATACCAGTGTTTACTATTCATCGTAATCCTGCATATTGGAATAAACCAGAGGAATTTATTCCTGAACGATTCTCGCCCGAAAACTCGTCAAGTCGTCAACGTTACACGCACATTCCATTTGGCACAGGTCTTAGAGATTGCCcag GTCAACGATATGCTTTTCTGTCCGTGGGAGCAGCAATAGTAAATTTATTGCGGCGGTTTCGCTTTGTAGCAACTGGCAGTGTAAAAGATATCAAATtaacaaatgatattttactACGATCTCGAGACGGAAtcaaattatctatatttcgTATAGAAGATTATTGA
- the LOC137001149 gene encoding cytochrome P450 4C1-like isoform X3 yields MIVVQSMIFLDRKIRSLKTWQNASLLSILRPFKLFHTFWTYGTEVDYKHIFTDMLFVIVIILLLVYFFELNKKKYYKLKRNLQFAFSLPGESILTVFVKTLQIAWKYEELVNYLLTFNKKYGSPSRFCFGTDLFVLLAKPEDYKVVLANVDGNYKSSVMKLYSPLLGNGIIRVSGATHRLRRKIIQSSLNAKSVSDYVKFFDNYSNYCGDYLEKEVGGHTFDMKPYIGRYVTDIYLASIGGIEGTAYEGEYDELLYWQERLMKYMYKKVATPWLQLEWIFSLSDNAKQQSFGQKIIQNFVHKIMQKSVERDTLNYDNEILQKPKSVASNYLNYVKQLSDDATGESRAVSDEDVNDDIRNLYAAIQNTVMELTSFVFLLLGMHTEIQEKLRKAILLTFGNEKIDAKRLTSIRYLNMVIQETLRLFPVAPIIARQLTGDIKLESCVLPNGCYVLIPVFTIHRNPAYWNKPEEFIPERFSPENSSSRQRYTHIPFGTGLRDCPGQRYAFLSVGAAIVNLLRRFRFVATGSVKDIKLTNDILLRSRDGIKLSIFRIEDY; encoded by the exons ATGATAGTAGTACAGTCAATGATATTTTTGGATCGGAAAATACGTTCGCTAAAAACTTGGCAAAATGCTTCCTTGTTATCAATCTTACGGCCGTTCAAG CTCTTCCATACTTTCTGGACATACGGAACAGAGGTTGATTATAA acacATCTTTACAGATATGCTTTTCGTAATAGTCATAATATTGTTGCTTGTGTATTTTTTCGAActtaacaagaaaaaatattacaaattaaaaagaaatttgcaatttgccTTTTCGTTGCCTGGTGAATCTATATTGACAGTGTTTGTCAAAACGCTGCAAATTGCTTGGAAATATGAAG aattagtaaattatttgttaacgtttaacaaaaaatatggaaGCCCTAGCCGTTTTTGTTTTGGAACAGATTTATTTGTACTACTCGCAAAACCCGAGGATTATAAG GTCGTACTTGCGAACGTGGACGGCAATTACAAAAGCTCAGTTATGAAACTGTATTCCCCACTTCTTGGGAACGGAATTATCAGAGTTTCAG gTGCAACTCATAGGTTACGgcgcaaaataatacaatccTCTTTGAATGCCAAGTCAGTGTCTGattacgtaaaattttttgataattatagcAATTATTGTGGGgattatttggaaaaagaagTTGGTGGTCATACGTTTGACATGAAACCGTACATAGGGCGATACGTgactgatatatatttag catCAATTGGAGGTATAGAAGGAACGGCGTATGAAGGTGAATATGATGAACTACTGTACTGGCAAGAAAG attgatgaaatatatgtataaaaaagtgGCAACACCATGGCTACAATTGGAATGGATTTTTTCTCTGAGCGATAACGCGAAACAACAATCCTTTggtcaaaaaataatacaaaattttgttcataaa ATAATGCAGAAATCAGTGGAACGCGATACtctaaattatgataatgagATCCTCCAAAAGCCAAAATCCGTTGCTAGCAATTATTTGAACTATGTAAAGCAACTGTCTGATGATGCTACGGGTGAATCCCGCGCAGTGAGCGATGAAGACGTAAATGACGATATTCGCAATCTGTATGCGGCT aTACAAAATACAGTTATGGAATTGACATCCtttgtttttctattgttGGGAATGCATACAGAAATACAA gAAAAGCTGCGAAAAGCAATATTGCTTACATTCGGAAACGAAAAGATTGATGCTAAGCGTCTTACGAGCATTCGATATCTTAATATGGTGATTCAAGAAACACTAAGATTGTTTCCTGTAGCACCTATAATTGCGCGACAACTTACGGGAGATATTAAACTGG AATCGTGCGTCTTGCCGAATGGGTGTTACGTTCTAATACCAGTGTTTACTATTCATCGTAATCCTGCATATTGGAATAAACCAGAGGAATTTATTCCTGAACGATTCTCGCCCGAAAACTCGTCAAGTCGTCAACGTTACACGCACATTCCATTTGGCACAGGTCTTAGAGATTGCCcag GTCAACGATATGCTTTTCTGTCCGTGGGAGCAGCAATAGTAAATTTATTGCGGCGGTTTCGCTTTGTAGCAACTGGCAGTGTAAAAGATATCAAATtaacaaatgatattttactACGATCTCGAGACGGAAtcaaattatctatatttcgTATAGAAGATTATTGA
- the LOC137001149 gene encoding cytochrome P450 4C1-like isoform X6 produces MLPCYQSYGRSRHIFTDMLFVIVIILLLVYFFELNKKKYYKLKRNLQFAFSLPGESILTVFVKTLQIAWKYEELVNYLLTFNKKYGSPSRFCFGTDLFVLLAKPEDYKVVLANVDGNYKSSVMKLYSPLLGNGIIRVSGATHRLRRKIIQSSLNAKSVSDYVKFFDNYSNYCGDYLEKEVGGHTFDMKPYIGRYVTDIYLASIGGIEGTAYEGEYDELLYWQERLMKYMYKKVATPWLQLEWIFSLSDNAKQQSFGQKIIQNFVHKIMQKSVERDTLNYDNEILQKPKSVASNYLNYVKQLSDDATGESRAVSDEDVNDDIRNLYAAIQNTVMELTSFVFLLLGMHTEIQEKLRKAILLTFGNEKIDAKRLTSIRYLNMVIQETLRLFPVAPIIARQLTGDIKLESCVLPNGCYVLIPVFTIHRNPAYWNKPEEFIPERFSPENSSSRQRYTHIPFGTGLRDCPGQRYAFLSVGAAIVNLLRRFRFVATGSVKDIKLTNDILLRSRDGIKLSIFRIEDY; encoded by the exons ATGCTTCCTTGTTATCAATCTTACGGCCGTTCAAG acacATCTTTACAGATATGCTTTTCGTAATAGTCATAATATTGTTGCTTGTGTATTTTTTCGAActtaacaagaaaaaatattacaaattaaaaagaaatttgcaatttgccTTTTCGTTGCCTGGTGAATCTATATTGACAGTGTTTGTCAAAACGCTGCAAATTGCTTGGAAATATGAAG aattagtaaattatttgttaacgtttaacaaaaaatatggaaGCCCTAGCCGTTTTTGTTTTGGAACAGATTTATTTGTACTACTCGCAAAACCCGAGGATTATAAG GTCGTACTTGCGAACGTGGACGGCAATTACAAAAGCTCAGTTATGAAACTGTATTCCCCACTTCTTGGGAACGGAATTATCAGAGTTTCAG gTGCAACTCATAGGTTACGgcgcaaaataatacaatccTCTTTGAATGCCAAGTCAGTGTCTGattacgtaaaattttttgataattatagcAATTATTGTGGGgattatttggaaaaagaagTTGGTGGTCATACGTTTGACATGAAACCGTACATAGGGCGATACGTgactgatatatatttag catCAATTGGAGGTATAGAAGGAACGGCGTATGAAGGTGAATATGATGAACTACTGTACTGGCAAGAAAG attgatgaaatatatgtataaaaaagtgGCAACACCATGGCTACAATTGGAATGGATTTTTTCTCTGAGCGATAACGCGAAACAACAATCCTTTggtcaaaaaataatacaaaattttgttcataaa ATAATGCAGAAATCAGTGGAACGCGATACtctaaattatgataatgagATCCTCCAAAAGCCAAAATCCGTTGCTAGCAATTATTTGAACTATGTAAAGCAACTGTCTGATGATGCTACGGGTGAATCCCGCGCAGTGAGCGATGAAGACGTAAATGACGATATTCGCAATCTGTATGCGGCT aTACAAAATACAGTTATGGAATTGACATCCtttgtttttctattgttGGGAATGCATACAGAAATACAA gAAAAGCTGCGAAAAGCAATATTGCTTACATTCGGAAACGAAAAGATTGATGCTAAGCGTCTTACGAGCATTCGATATCTTAATATGGTGATTCAAGAAACACTAAGATTGTTTCCTGTAGCACCTATAATTGCGCGACAACTTACGGGAGATATTAAACTGG AATCGTGCGTCTTGCCGAATGGGTGTTACGTTCTAATACCAGTGTTTACTATTCATCGTAATCCTGCATATTGGAATAAACCAGAGGAATTTATTCCTGAACGATTCTCGCCCGAAAACTCGTCAAGTCGTCAACGTTACACGCACATTCCATTTGGCACAGGTCTTAGAGATTGCCcag GTCAACGATATGCTTTTCTGTCCGTGGGAGCAGCAATAGTAAATTTATTGCGGCGGTTTCGCTTTGTAGCAACTGGCAGTGTAAAAGATATCAAATtaacaaatgatattttactACGATCTCGAGACGGAAtcaaattatctatatttcgTATAGAAGATTATTGA
- the LOC137001149 gene encoding cytochrome P450 4C1-like isoform X5, giving the protein MQDARSCITGRHCALCSSSSSGNNGRCSGLDTLFTIIQKVPHIFTDMLFVIVIILLLVYFFELNKKKYYKLKRNLQFAFSLPGESILTVFVKTLQIAWKYEELVNYLLTFNKKYGSPSRFCFGTDLFVLLAKPEDYKVVLANVDGNYKSSVMKLYSPLLGNGIIRVSGATHRLRRKIIQSSLNAKSVSDYVKFFDNYSNYCGDYLEKEVGGHTFDMKPYIGRYVTDIYLASIGGIEGTAYEGEYDELLYWQERLMKYMYKKVATPWLQLEWIFSLSDNAKQQSFGQKIIQNFVHKIMQKSVERDTLNYDNEILQKPKSVASNYLNYVKQLSDDATGESRAVSDEDVNDDIRNLYAAIQNTVMELTSFVFLLLGMHTEIQEKLRKAILLTFGNEKIDAKRLTSIRYLNMVIQETLRLFPVAPIIARQLTGDIKLESCVLPNGCYVLIPVFTIHRNPAYWNKPEEFIPERFSPENSSSRQRYTHIPFGTGLRDCPGQRYAFLSVGAAIVNLLRRFRFVATGSVKDIKLTNDILLRSRDGIKLSIFRIEDY; this is encoded by the exons ATGCAGGATGCTCGATCTTGCATCACTGGTCGCCATTGTGCTTtgtgcagcagcagcagcagtggCAACAACGGCCGGTGCAGCGGTTTAGATACGCTATTTACCATAATCCAGAAAGTACC acacATCTTTACAGATATGCTTTTCGTAATAGTCATAATATTGTTGCTTGTGTATTTTTTCGAActtaacaagaaaaaatattacaaattaaaaagaaatttgcaatttgccTTTTCGTTGCCTGGTGAATCTATATTGACAGTGTTTGTCAAAACGCTGCAAATTGCTTGGAAATATGAAG aattagtaaattatttgttaacgtttaacaaaaaatatggaaGCCCTAGCCGTTTTTGTTTTGGAACAGATTTATTTGTACTACTCGCAAAACCCGAGGATTATAAG GTCGTACTTGCGAACGTGGACGGCAATTACAAAAGCTCAGTTATGAAACTGTATTCCCCACTTCTTGGGAACGGAATTATCAGAGTTTCAG gTGCAACTCATAGGTTACGgcgcaaaataatacaatccTCTTTGAATGCCAAGTCAGTGTCTGattacgtaaaattttttgataattatagcAATTATTGTGGGgattatttggaaaaagaagTTGGTGGTCATACGTTTGACATGAAACCGTACATAGGGCGATACGTgactgatatatatttag catCAATTGGAGGTATAGAAGGAACGGCGTATGAAGGTGAATATGATGAACTACTGTACTGGCAAGAAAG attgatgaaatatatgtataaaaaagtgGCAACACCATGGCTACAATTGGAATGGATTTTTTCTCTGAGCGATAACGCGAAACAACAATCCTTTggtcaaaaaataatacaaaattttgttcataaa ATAATGCAGAAATCAGTGGAACGCGATACtctaaattatgataatgagATCCTCCAAAAGCCAAAATCCGTTGCTAGCAATTATTTGAACTATGTAAAGCAACTGTCTGATGATGCTACGGGTGAATCCCGCGCAGTGAGCGATGAAGACGTAAATGACGATATTCGCAATCTGTATGCGGCT aTACAAAATACAGTTATGGAATTGACATCCtttgtttttctattgttGGGAATGCATACAGAAATACAA gAAAAGCTGCGAAAAGCAATATTGCTTACATTCGGAAACGAAAAGATTGATGCTAAGCGTCTTACGAGCATTCGATATCTTAATATGGTGATTCAAGAAACACTAAGATTGTTTCCTGTAGCACCTATAATTGCGCGACAACTTACGGGAGATATTAAACTGG AATCGTGCGTCTTGCCGAATGGGTGTTACGTTCTAATACCAGTGTTTACTATTCATCGTAATCCTGCATATTGGAATAAACCAGAGGAATTTATTCCTGAACGATTCTCGCCCGAAAACTCGTCAAGTCGTCAACGTTACACGCACATTCCATTTGGCACAGGTCTTAGAGATTGCCcag GTCAACGATATGCTTTTCTGTCCGTGGGAGCAGCAATAGTAAATTTATTGCGGCGGTTTCGCTTTGTAGCAACTGGCAGTGTAAAAGATATCAAATtaacaaatgatattttactACGATCTCGAGACGGAAtcaaattatctatatttcgTATAGAAGATTATTGA
- the LOC137001149 gene encoding cytochrome P450 4C1-like isoform X1 — protein sequence MIFRLFVRILTILSKASRILSHQLHRLTMRLLMLIVRFPIYRNVKSVLMIVVQSMIFLDRKIRSLKTWQNASLLSILRPFKLFHTFWTYGTEVDYKHIFTDMLFVIVIILLLVYFFELNKKKYYKLKRNLQFAFSLPGESILTVFVKTLQIAWKYEELVNYLLTFNKKYGSPSRFCFGTDLFVLLAKPEDYKVVLANVDGNYKSSVMKLYSPLLGNGIIRVSGATHRLRRKIIQSSLNAKSVSDYVKFFDNYSNYCGDYLEKEVGGHTFDMKPYIGRYVTDIYLASIGGIEGTAYEGEYDELLYWQERLMKYMYKKVATPWLQLEWIFSLSDNAKQQSFGQKIIQNFVHKIMQKSVERDTLNYDNEILQKPKSVASNYLNYVKQLSDDATGESRAVSDEDVNDDIRNLYAAIQNTVMELTSFVFLLLGMHTEIQEKLRKAILLTFGNEKIDAKRLTSIRYLNMVIQETLRLFPVAPIIARQLTGDIKLESCVLPNGCYVLIPVFTIHRNPAYWNKPEEFIPERFSPENSSSRQRYTHIPFGTGLRDCPGQRYAFLSVGAAIVNLLRRFRFVATGSVKDIKLTNDILLRSRDGIKLSIFRIEDY from the exons ATGATATTTCGTCTTTTCGTTCGAATTTTGACGATTTTATCGAAAGCGTCGCGTATTCTGAGTCATCAGTTGCATCGTCTGACTATGAGACTATTGATGCTAATAGTACGTTTCCCGATTTACAGGAATGTGAAATCAGTTCTGATGATAGTAGTACAGTCAATGATATTTTTGGATCGGAAAATACGTTCGCTAAAAACTTGGCAAAATGCTTCCTTGTTATCAATCTTACGGCCGTTCAAG CTCTTCCATACTTTCTGGACATACGGAACAGAGGTTGATTATAA acacATCTTTACAGATATGCTTTTCGTAATAGTCATAATATTGTTGCTTGTGTATTTTTTCGAActtaacaagaaaaaatattacaaattaaaaagaaatttgcaatttgccTTTTCGTTGCCTGGTGAATCTATATTGACAGTGTTTGTCAAAACGCTGCAAATTGCTTGGAAATATGAAG aattagtaaattatttgttaacgtttaacaaaaaatatggaaGCCCTAGCCGTTTTTGTTTTGGAACAGATTTATTTGTACTACTCGCAAAACCCGAGGATTATAAG GTCGTACTTGCGAACGTGGACGGCAATTACAAAAGCTCAGTTATGAAACTGTATTCCCCACTTCTTGGGAACGGAATTATCAGAGTTTCAG gTGCAACTCATAGGTTACGgcgcaaaataatacaatccTCTTTGAATGCCAAGTCAGTGTCTGattacgtaaaattttttgataattatagcAATTATTGTGGGgattatttggaaaaagaagTTGGTGGTCATACGTTTGACATGAAACCGTACATAGGGCGATACGTgactgatatatatttag catCAATTGGAGGTATAGAAGGAACGGCGTATGAAGGTGAATATGATGAACTACTGTACTGGCAAGAAAG attgatgaaatatatgtataaaaaagtgGCAACACCATGGCTACAATTGGAATGGATTTTTTCTCTGAGCGATAACGCGAAACAACAATCCTTTggtcaaaaaataatacaaaattttgttcataaa ATAATGCAGAAATCAGTGGAACGCGATACtctaaattatgataatgagATCCTCCAAAAGCCAAAATCCGTTGCTAGCAATTATTTGAACTATGTAAAGCAACTGTCTGATGATGCTACGGGTGAATCCCGCGCAGTGAGCGATGAAGACGTAAATGACGATATTCGCAATCTGTATGCGGCT aTACAAAATACAGTTATGGAATTGACATCCtttgtttttctattgttGGGAATGCATACAGAAATACAA gAAAAGCTGCGAAAAGCAATATTGCTTACATTCGGAAACGAAAAGATTGATGCTAAGCGTCTTACGAGCATTCGATATCTTAATATGGTGATTCAAGAAACACTAAGATTGTTTCCTGTAGCACCTATAATTGCGCGACAACTTACGGGAGATATTAAACTGG AATCGTGCGTCTTGCCGAATGGGTGTTACGTTCTAATACCAGTGTTTACTATTCATCGTAATCCTGCATATTGGAATAAACCAGAGGAATTTATTCCTGAACGATTCTCGCCCGAAAACTCGTCAAGTCGTCAACGTTACACGCACATTCCATTTGGCACAGGTCTTAGAGATTGCCcag GTCAACGATATGCTTTTCTGTCCGTGGGAGCAGCAATAGTAAATTTATTGCGGCGGTTTCGCTTTGTAGCAACTGGCAGTGTAAAAGATATCAAATtaacaaatgatattttactACGATCTCGAGACGGAAtcaaattatctatatttcgTATAGAAGATTATTGA